In Candidatus Epulonipiscium viviparus, one DNA window encodes the following:
- a CDS encoding NAD(P)/FAD-dependent oxidoreductase: protein MRYVVIGASAAGINGAKRLRELDPKAEIVLISKDDAIYSRCILHHYIAKHRSLEQLRFVAPRFIEEHQITWLKGEEVIKLDAQAKVIATKSNKTLSFDKLLIAAGGHVRFPDIPHLKEATNAIGLHSLSDCAAIIDAAKRAKSIVIMGAGLVGIDAVTAFLPQINKKNITLVELKPHLLAMQLDARAASVYEKAFADAGVKQIYDVKIDSLTVNARNKIKKIQLSNGEILLCDLLVVASGTAANVDFLTGSGLKVDKFGLVIDKYGQTSHPDIFGAGDITGLHPIWPVAVKEGIIAASNMFGVCKELDHFFISKSTMNFMDIPTMSLGTPNIENCEVLIDEDGKGNYKKIVHKDGKIVGAILQGNLDYSGVLTQLIANKIDVSKVKKPIFKINYADFFKQTKDLEFIYKLD, encoded by the coding sequence ATGAGATATGTAGTTATTGGCGCGTCGGCAGCAGGAATTAATGGTGCAAAACGCTTGAGGGAATTAGATCCAAAGGCAGAGATTGTTCTTATATCCAAAGATGACGCTATTTATTCACGATGTATTTTGCACCATTATATTGCAAAACACAGAAGTCTGGAACAACTAAGATTTGTGGCACCTCGATTTATAGAAGAGCATCAAATTACATGGCTTAAGGGAGAAGAAGTGATAAAGCTAGATGCTCAAGCTAAGGTGATCGCAACAAAATCTAATAAGACCCTTTCGTTTGACAAGCTACTCATTGCAGCTGGAGGGCATGTACGATTTCCCGATATTCCTCATTTAAAAGAGGCAACCAATGCGATAGGGCTTCATAGTTTATCAGATTGCGCCGCAATTATAGATGCAGCAAAGCGCGCAAAAAGTATCGTCATAATGGGTGCCGGGCTTGTGGGAATAGATGCAGTAACCGCATTTTTGCCGCAAATCAATAAGAAGAATATTACGTTGGTGGAATTAAAACCTCACTTGCTTGCCATGCAACTAGATGCCAGAGCAGCTTCAGTATATGAGAAGGCATTTGCAGATGCGGGTGTTAAGCAAATTTATGATGTAAAAATAGACAGTCTAACGGTAAATGCTAGAAATAAGATCAAAAAAATTCAGCTGAGCAACGGCGAGATTTTGCTATGCGATTTATTGGTGGTTGCATCTGGCACTGCGGCAAACGTTGACTTCTTAACTGGGAGCGGCTTAAAAGTAGATAAATTTGGATTGGTCATTGATAAATATGGACAAACTTCGCATCCAGACATATTTGGGGCAGGAGATATAACAGGGCTCCACCCCATCTGGCCAGTTGCAGTTAAGGAAGGGATCATTGCAGCGAGTAATATGTTTGGCGTGTGCAAAGAGTTAGACCACTTCTTCATCAGCAAATCAACGATGAATTTTATGGATATTCCAACGATGTCACTGGGTACTCCAAATATAGAAAATTGTGAAGTATTGATCGATGAAGATGGCAAGGGAAATTACAAAAAGATTGTACACAAAGATGGCAAAATTGTAGGTGCAATTCTCCAAGGCAATTTAGATTATTCAGGAGTGTTGACCCAGCTGATTGCAAATAAAATCGATGTAAGTAAAGTAAAGAAGCCAATTTTTAAAATCAATTATGCCGACTTTTTTAAGCAAACTAAAGATCTCGAATTTATATATAAGCTAGATTAA